The Mercurialis annua linkage group LG8, ddMerAnnu1.2, whole genome shotgun sequence genome window below encodes:
- the LOC126661863 gene encoding uncharacterized protein LOC126661863, translating into MKVEDNSSTTLLTMVYANLNASLHKHLLQDLDVLASSISEPWIIGGDYNAALYNWERKGGAVNILGGCRLFKNWFDHFNLIDLGFTGSLYTWKRGNLIKRLDRFIRNDLWVSNPIYLQFNIQKVSKSEPKAFRFLAAWLGDKAFPELVKNIWSEPDTFSNSIQKFTGVVKDWNFKEFGNIFKKKNSLLARLGEIQKALDMHHSQNLRDREKHLRIELDKVLFQEELFWFQKSRTEWITDGDRNTAFYHKNVSHMRRMNNIKVLKNEYGEIVEDQTLLKGMARDYFQKLY; encoded by the coding sequence ATGAAAGTGGAAGACAATTCTAGTACCACCCTCTTGACAATGGTTTATGCTAATCTGAATGCGAGCCTCCATAAGCACCTTTTGCAGGATTTGGATGTTCTGGCTAGCTCTATTTCCGAGCCTTGGATTATTGGCGGTGATTATAATGCTGCTCTGTATAATTGGGAAAGGAAAGGTGGAGCTGTTAATATTTTGGGAGGTTGTcgtttatttaaaaattggttTGATCATTTTAATCTTATTGACCTCGGTTTTACTGGCTCTCTTTATACTTGGAAGAGAGGCAATTTGATTAAAAGACTTGATAGATTTATTCGTAATGATCTCTGGGTGAGTAACCCGATCTATCTCCAGTTTAATATCCAGAAGGTGAGTAAATCTGAGCCTAAAGCGTTTAGATTTTTGGCTGCATGGTTGGGAGATAAGGCCTTTCCCGAGTTGGTTAAAAATATTTGGAGCGAACCAGACACTTTCTCAAATTCTATTCAGAAGTTTACAGGGGTTGTCAAGGATTGGAACTTTAAGGAGTTTGgcaatattttcaaaaagaagAACTCTCTTTTGGCAAGATTGGGAGAGATCCAGAAAGCCTTGGATATGCATCATTCCCAGAACCTAAGAGATAGAGAGAAACATCTAAGGATTGAGTTAGATAAAGTGTTATTTCAAGAAGAGTTATTTTGGTTTCAAAAGTCTAGAACCGAGTGGATAACGGATGGAGATCGCAATACGGCTTTCTACCATAAAAATGTTTCTCACATGCGTCGGATGAACAACATCAAAGTGTTAAAGAATGAATATGGTGAGATTGTGGAAGACCAGACTTTGCTTAAGGGCATGGCTCGTGATTATTTTCAGAAATTATACTAG